The following proteins are co-located in the Fusobacteria bacterium ZRK30 genome:
- a CDS encoding helix-turn-helix domain-containing protein: protein MAIHMDTYKKIRRLHLVEGVSIRKISRDLHISRNTVRKYINGDTIPGEKSFLLEENKL from the coding sequence GTGGCAATTCATATGGATACATATAAAAAAATTAGACGACTTCATCTAGTTGAAGGGGTTTCTATTAGAAAAATTTCTAGAGATCTTCATATTTCTAGAAACACTGTTAGAAAGTATATTAATGGAGATACAATTCCTGGAGAAAAAAGTTTTCTTCTAGAAGAAAACAAGTTATGA
- a CDS encoding phage tail protein — protein sequence MIGRLGDIPFEVSFDGKNKKILNFTNLKLSGGANYEKHNRKGQKPALEFIDLKTDVLTFKMTLRSDFGVDPQELLKKLDLYKNTGETLDFSLGNKPIGAGQYVITSYDAGYEYITNGGKVRKIDVSLTLEEYIEMISKNTDIVIKPKKATKKKSVPQGFNQGMIDRGEG from the coding sequence ATGATAGGAAGATTAGGAGATATTCCCTTTGAAGTCTCCTTTGATGGGAAGAATAAGAAAATATTAAACTTTACCAACTTAAAGTTAAGTGGTGGTGCTAATTATGAGAAACATAACCGGAAAGGACAAAAACCTGCTCTGGAATTTATAGATCTAAAAACAGATGTTCTTACTTTTAAAATGACTCTTAGGAGTGACTTTGGAGTAGATCCACAGGAACTTTTAAAGAAATTAGATCTATATAAAAATACTGGTGAAACACTAGATTTTAGTCTGGGGAATAAGCCTATAGGAGCCGGCCAGTATGTCATCACTTCCTATGATGCAGGATATGAGTATATAACCAATGGCGGGAAGGTTAGAAAAATAGACGTTTCCCTTACATTGGAAGAGTATATAGAGATGATATCTAAAAATACAGATATAGTTATTAAACCTAAAAAGGCTACCAAGAAAAAAAGTGTTCCTCAAGGGTTTAACCAGGGAATGATAGACAGAGGTGAGGGATAG
- a CDS encoding M48 family metallopeptidase has protein sequence MIVKILNHFRLTWRLVQDRRVNKWLKVFLVFIPLAYVFLPFPPDDFLPLLGLLDDLLLLAVTTILFVEMCPETVVRKHKLALTGLFSSARSINLEEYRCKTENRDLALGFIFAVVILLLGGYLAGVLLLLIFGVGYITSNLKRKEILANAVQIGPHQRPDLYEALEEVKKLLPPVKIDLFINQNPVMNAYTFGYDGPYTVVLTSSLVEKLSETEIKAVIGHEMGHILFGHVRIISLMSTQFGLGRLFFYKWSRSCEYSADSVALIASKGDLIPLTSSLLKLAWGLDDPVDIEEFLAQLDGDSDPLSMEVFSTHPFMNNRIKSLIRLARRKDFKKKIEHMDTWDLS, from the coding sequence ATGATTGTCAAGATATTAAATCATTTCCGGCTTACCTGGAGACTAGTACAGGACCGCAGAGTAAATAAGTGGCTAAAGGTATTTTTAGTCTTCATTCCACTTGCCTATGTTTTTTTACCATTTCCACCTGATGACTTCCTGCCTCTTCTGGGACTTTTAGATGACCTGCTCCTCCTGGCAGTTACCACCATACTCTTTGTTGAAATGTGCCCAGAAACTGTGGTCCGGAAACATAAACTGGCACTCACCGGTCTTTTTTCCTCTGCCAGATCCATTAACTTGGAAGAATATCGCTGTAAAACCGAAAATCGTGATCTCGCTCTGGGATTTATCTTCGCTGTAGTCATACTCCTTTTGGGGGGATACTTAGCAGGAGTCCTTCTTCTACTCATCTTTGGAGTGGGATATATAACATCAAACCTGAAGCGGAAGGAGATACTTGCCAATGCTGTTCAGATCGGTCCCCATCAGCGTCCAGATCTCTATGAGGCACTTGAAGAAGTTAAGAAGCTTCTTCCCCCTGTGAAAATAGATCTCTTTATAAATCAAAACCCGGTAATGAATGCTTATACCTTTGGTTACGACGGACCCTATACCGTGGTTCTTACATCCAGCTTGGTGGAAAAGCTCTCGGAAACCGAGATAAAGGCGGTAATTGGGCATGAAATGGGACACATCTTATTCGGGCACGTGCGGATCATAAGTCTAATGAGTACTCAGTTTGGACTGGGCCGCCTCTTCTTCTATAAGTGGAGCCGCTCATGTGAATATTCTGCCGATTCAGTAGCTCTTATAGCCAGCAAAGGGGATCTAATTCCCCTGACCTCTTCCTTGCTAAAACTAGCGTGGGGTTTGGACGATCCCGTTGATATAGAGGAATTTTTGGCTCAGCTGGATGGGGATTCAGACCCTCTCAGCATGGAGGTGTTCAGTACACATCCCTTTATGAATAATCGGATCAAAAGCCTGATTCGCCTTGCTAGGCGGAAAGACTTTAAGAAAAAGATAGAGCACATGGATACCTGGGACCTCTCATAA
- a CDS encoding phage baseplate assembly protein V, translating into MEFRFLRTGKVSSISYRDTTARVEFDDTPGEISKPLQVLTDHTNKERSYSMPSLKEDVVCIFLPGSNEAAGFILGSYSTEKNLPKDSGKMKYIIFPDGTKIKYNFESHLLEVDCVGDIDIKGANNVNISSKNIVMTTDKLTINSKATSIAGTSLNIDAITTAKNVTAEEVGVTKLTTPKGDVDLHKHKDAENRPTTVPE; encoded by the coding sequence ATGGAGTTTAGGTTTTTAAGGACTGGAAAGGTATCATCTATAAGTTATAGGGATACTACAGCAAGGGTAGAGTTTGATGATACTCCTGGAGAAATATCTAAACCTTTACAAGTTTTAACAGATCACACTAACAAAGAAAGAAGTTACTCAATGCCCAGTCTTAAAGAAGATGTAGTTTGTATATTCTTACCAGGCTCAAATGAAGCAGCAGGCTTTATTTTAGGGAGTTATTCAACTGAAAAGAATTTACCTAAAGATTCCGGGAAGATGAAATATATTATCTTTCCAGATGGAACTAAGATTAAATATAACTTCGAAAGCCACCTATTAGAAGTTGATTGTGTAGGAGATATAGATATAAAGGGAGCTAATAACGTAAATATATCTTCTAAAAATATAGTGATGACTACAGACAAACTAACTATTAATTCAAAAGCTACTTCTATTGCAGGAACTTCATTAAATATAGATGCAATAACAACTGCCAAGAATGTCACAGCTGAAGAAGTAGGAGTAACAAAACTTACTACTCCTAAAGGAGATGTAGACCTCCATAAACATAAAGATGCAGAAAATAGACCAACTACAGTACCAGAATAG
- a CDS encoding tail fiber protein: MAKYTGTILTNKGKELLARAILGEVITITKAEIGKGIIPEETNKEDLTSLVETFKTLSITSTTVLEAGNYRVRVAFNNKGITEDTYLREIGIFARGEDGIEVLYSYCDTAAPDLIPRESSGALERVEDIITYISNASTINAVIDQSNVYATIKDLVDGLATKEDKFTKNDGFNKNKSDAVNSDDSNTLATSKAVKVAYDKAVECKYDVGDYWITESTSNPATKWTGTTWTKLEGRVLLGTSNGYALGTEGGRSTVALTLANMAAHTHGFYGTTNTTGNHYHKGGNHRHRVDNHAHTQPAHTHGINVDYYGSSRRTTTSRHNGATRAGFTTYMCSSAGGNNTGASAPYTNYQNPNTSTTGNHSHTIFGTTGSSGSGSAFNIMNPYRVVNIWRRTA; the protein is encoded by the coding sequence ATGGCTAAATATACAGGAACAATACTTACAAATAAAGGTAAAGAACTATTAGCCCGAGCTATATTAGGTGAGGTTATCACTATAACCAAGGCAGAAATAGGAAAAGGGATTATTCCTGAAGAAACAAATAAAGAAGATTTAACCTCCCTTGTAGAAACTTTTAAAACTTTAAGTATTACAAGTACAACAGTTTTAGAAGCAGGTAATTACAGGGTAAGGGTAGCCTTTAATAATAAGGGGATAACTGAAGACACTTATTTGAGAGAAATAGGGATCTTTGCCAGGGGTGAAGACGGTATAGAGGTGCTATATTCCTATTGTGATACAGCTGCTCCGGATCTTATTCCAAGGGAATCCAGCGGAGCATTAGAGAGAGTAGAAGATATTATCACCTATATATCAAATGCTTCAACTATCAATGCAGTTATAGACCAGAGTAACGTCTATGCAACTATAAAAGATCTTGTAGATGGACTTGCAACTAAGGAAGATAAGTTTACTAAAAACGATGGATTCAATAAAAATAAGAGCGATGCAGTAAACTCAGATGATTCAAATACATTGGCTACCAGTAAAGCAGTCAAAGTAGCTTATGATAAAGCCGTAGAATGTAAATATGATGTAGGAGATTACTGGATAACGGAATCTACCTCTAATCCTGCAACTAAGTGGACAGGGACCACATGGACAAAATTGGAAGGCCGGGTGCTGTTGGGTACTTCTAATGGTTATGCTTTAGGAACAGAAGGGGGAAGATCAACAGTCGCACTGACACTGGCTAATATGGCAGCCCATACCCACGGGTTTTACGGGACTACCAATACTACCGGGAATCATTATCATAAAGGTGGAAATCACAGGCACAGAGTAGATAACCATGCCCATACACAGCCAGCACATACACATGGGATAAATGTAGATTATTACGGAAGTTCTAGAAGAACTACTACAAGTAGACATAATGGGGCAACAAGGGCTGGGTTCACTACCTACATGTGTAGTAGTGCTGGAGGAAATAATACTGGGGCTTCAGCTCCATATACAAATTATCAAAATCCCAATACTTCTACAACAGGTAACCATAGCCATACAATTTTTGGGACTACAGGAAGCAGTGGAAGTGGATCAGCATTTAATATCATGAACCCATATAGAGTAGTTAATATTTGGAGGAGGACAGCATAA
- a CDS encoding ATP-binding protein, with the protein MSVISEKIKLFSKALKLSSFKDYHEVQRQAINSKQGYEEFLLTLLEKEVLTRQDNKLFRLKRGAKFPFEKTLEEFEVKRLSYLKPSVVGELSSCEFIKKKKKYNNDREPRNWKDTSFYSSRT; encoded by the coding sequence ATGAGTGTAATTAGTGAAAAAATTAAACTTTTTTCCAAAGCTTTAAAACTATCTAGCTTCAAAGACTATCATGAGGTTCAGCGCCAAGCAATAAATTCAAAACAAGGATATGAAGAATTTCTGCTTACACTATTAGAAAAGGAAGTATTAACTAGACAAGACAATAAACTTTTCAGGTTAAAGCGCGGAGCTAAATTTCCCTTTGAAAAAACGCTAGAAGAGTTTGAAGTTAAACGTCTTAGCTATTTAAAACCTTCAGTAGTAGGCGAACTCTCCAGCTGTGAGTTTATCAAAAAAAAAAAAAAATATAATAATGATAGGGAACCCAGGAACTGGAAAGACACATCTTTCTATAGCTCTAGGACTTAA
- a CDS encoding autotransporter outer membrane beta-barrel domain-containing protein, protein MIKNRQTLIFLSIFMIFGSFISADTLDFDTFNGSGKFINAKGGIITSPDNKPYDDVIGKLYVWGDFGEDNYSDSIQTHKIFTALKFNGTVISESPIYNAEIGSDPSTNEFHFILTRNKFNGGVIENNELGELLETGYFNDNNPLKNKFYNDIKIFDSKEKLNLAIDETFGINTYPVITKQTLETITEVNTSIINSISTIDKYSLTGDIKMMGNYKFNNVKFKNTDNLYGYKTESLIVSIGAETKIYSNLKIGTMHSFIDSTTDMENDKGSRDDFYYQGGLYVVYDADSVIYSSLLSVGGSDTDLYRYNSSPLGDFINESNMTNLFLGLNNSIYKKFKFGKSYISPKIEINFIRLYQEGINEGGDYGIEIDKINSLSIEPGIGFSIEKIFDITYATQLNIGAEVMNYIEIADPYKNFDATLKTINSEKYTIEKYENSIYHIDFSFKQGLKNLNGLGFYLTEDYILSENQEQFKFGLNIFYIF, encoded by the coding sequence ATGATAAAAAATAGACAAACATTAATTTTTCTTAGTATTTTCATGATATTTGGGAGTTTTATATCAGCTGATACTTTAGATTTTGATACCTTTAATGGCAGCGGGAAATTTATAAATGCTAAAGGCGGAATCATTACCTCTCCTGATAATAAGCCGTATGATGATGTAATAGGAAAATTATATGTATGGGGAGATTTTGGAGAGGACAATTATTCTGACAGTATACAAACTCATAAAATATTTACTGCTTTAAAGTTTAATGGTACTGTTATATCTGAATCGCCTATATATAATGCTGAAATAGGTAGTGATCCATCTACGAACGAATTTCATTTTATCTTAACTAGGAATAAATTTAATGGGGGAGTTATTGAAAATAACGAACTGGGTGAATTATTGGAAACTGGATATTTTAATGACAATAATCCATTAAAAAATAAATTCTATAATGATATCAAGATTTTTGATTCAAAAGAAAAATTAAATTTAGCAATAGATGAAACTTTTGGAATAAATACCTATCCTGTAATAACTAAACAAACATTGGAAACAATAACTGAGGTTAACACTTCAATAATAAACTCTATATCAACAATAGATAAATATTCACTTACTGGAGATATAAAAATGATGGGTAACTATAAATTTAATAACGTTAAATTTAAGAATACCGATAATCTTTATGGATACAAAACAGAAAGCCTCATTGTTTCAATAGGAGCAGAAACCAAGATTTATTCTAATTTAAAAATAGGAACCATGCATAGTTTTATAGATTCAACTACAGATATGGAGAATGATAAAGGGTCTAGAGATGATTTTTATTATCAAGGTGGATTATATGTTGTTTACGATGCTGATTCAGTGATTTATTCATCATTGTTATCTGTTGGTGGATCGGATACCGATCTTTATAGATATAATAGTAGCCCTTTGGGAGATTTTATAAATGAGTCTAATATGACTAATCTTTTTTTAGGATTAAACAATTCTATTTATAAAAAATTTAAATTTGGTAAATCGTACATATCTCCTAAAATAGAAATAAATTTTATAAGGTTGTATCAAGAAGGAATAAACGAAGGAGGAGATTATGGTATAGAAATAGATAAAATAAATTCTTTGTCTATAGAACCTGGAATTGGTTTTAGTATTGAAAAAATCTTCGACATAACGTATGCTACCCAATTAAATATAGGAGCTGAAGTTATGAACTATATAGAAATAGCAGACCCCTATAAAAATTTTGATGCTACATTAAAAACAATTAACTCTGAAAAATATACCATAGAAAAATATGAAAATAGTATTTATCACATTGATTTTTCATTCAAACAAGGCTTAAAAAATTTAAATGGATTAGGTTTTTATCTAACTGAAGACTACATCTTATCTGAAAATCAAGAACAATTTAAATTTGGGCTGAATATATTTTATATCTTTTAA
- the istA gene encoding IS21 family transposase, translated as MTREVLDFIQACILEDNEHTHSKQRHTANRVWVRLKEEAGFLGSYSSVKVAFRELKGKTKEVFLPLTFNPAEAMQIDFGSAHIFLNDEKQEIKYFCARLAYSAHIFTKAYFAEREECFLDGIISAFEYFGGVPREVLFDNARVAVSEGYGKHVTKITKGYETLVAHYAFKPKFCNVRSGNEKGLVENLVGLIRRNTMVPIPRVKSLNELNIKIKKACDNYLENHKVGGESLSVKQKFQIEANNLLELPSHSLDISKRDYKRVTKFSTVTFETNKYSLPCELVGTEVILKTGHSEIQFLHKGKVVAIHQRIFKKNKHSYQLIHYLKALERKPRAVFNADPVIQNIPKAIFEMYHSKGDSKLFLEYLREEVGLPKINDQIEVQRNNLGKYDNLISQEVI; from the coding sequence ATGACTAGAGAAGTCTTAGACTTTATTCAAGCTTGTATTCTTGAAGATAACGAGCATACTCATTCAAAACAGAGGCACACTGCTAATAGGGTTTGGGTTAGACTCAAAGAAGAGGCTGGGTTTCTTGGTTCATATTCTTCTGTTAAGGTTGCATTTAGAGAATTAAAAGGTAAAACAAAAGAGGTTTTTCTACCACTTACCTTTAATCCTGCGGAAGCTATGCAAATTGATTTTGGTTCAGCGCATATCTTTCTCAATGATGAAAAGCAGGAAATAAAATATTTTTGTGCTCGGTTAGCATATAGCGCTCATATCTTTACTAAGGCCTACTTCGCAGAAAGAGAAGAATGCTTTTTAGATGGGATCATCTCTGCTTTTGAATATTTTGGTGGTGTTCCTAGAGAAGTTCTCTTTGATAATGCCAGAGTTGCTGTATCAGAAGGCTATGGAAAACATGTAACTAAAATAACTAAAGGGTATGAAACTCTCGTTGCTCATTATGCTTTTAAACCTAAATTTTGCAATGTTAGAAGTGGAAATGAAAAAGGTTTGGTTGAAAATTTAGTAGGACTTATCAGAAGAAATACTATGGTTCCTATCCCTAGAGTTAAAAGTTTGAATGAGTTAAATATCAAAATAAAAAAGGCTTGTGATAACTACTTAGAAAATCATAAAGTTGGCGGTGAAAGCTTAAGTGTTAAACAAAAATTCCAGATTGAAGCTAATAACCTTTTAGAGCTTCCTAGCCATTCACTAGATATTTCTAAAAGAGACTATAAAAGAGTCACTAAGTTTTCAACTGTAACTTTTGAAACTAATAAATATTCATTACCCTGTGAATTAGTAGGAACTGAGGTGATTTTAAAAACTGGTCATTCAGAAATACAATTTCTTCATAAAGGTAAAGTTGTTGCAATTCACCAGAGGATATTTAAAAAAAATAAGCATAGTTATCAATTAATTCACTATCTTAAAGCTTTAGAAAGAAAACCGCGAGCTGTATTTAATGCTGATCCAGTTATACAAAATATTCCTAAAGCAATTTTTGAAATGTATCACTCTAAAGGAGATTCAAAACTCTTTTTAGAATATCTAAGAGAAGAAGTCGGTCTTCCTAAAATCAACGACCAAATAGAAGTTCAAAGAAATAATTTAGGTAAATATGATAACTTAATTTCCCAAGAGGTGATCTAA
- a CDS encoding ATP-binding protein, which translates to MIGNPGTGKTHLSIALGLKACNCGHKVYFTTAANLSNKLVEAQENSNLGRFLRQLARLDLLIIDELSYLSFNKHQSELLFQVISERSERGSIIISTNLAFSEWEEFFPDTMLTTALIDRVTFRGHILNMNGDSYRVSAK; encoded by the coding sequence ATGATAGGGAACCCAGGAACTGGAAAGACACATCTTTCTATAGCTCTAGGACTTAAAGCTTGCAACTGTGGACATAAGGTGTACTTTACTACAGCTGCTAACTTATCAAATAAATTAGTTGAAGCGCAAGAAAATAGTAATTTAGGGAGATTCTTAAGGCAATTAGCAAGATTAGATCTACTCATAATAGATGAGCTTTCCTACCTCTCCTTTAACAAACATCAATCAGAACTCCTATTTCAAGTGATTTCAGAAAGAAGTGAGAGGGGAAGTATTATAATTTCTACTAATTTAGCATTTTCAGAGTGGGAAGAATTCTTCCCTGATACAATGTTAACAACAGCTTTAATAGATCGCGTAACATTTAGAGGACATATTTTAAACATGAATGGTGACTCTTACAGGGTCTCTGCGAAATAG
- a CDS encoding toxin-antitoxin system YwqK family antitoxin, with product MKKILLVLIISISLMSYGKSINREELQNRNGVYYKINKESPYTGKVIDYYENGKIQIIGNYKDGKLNGNRIIYYRSGKIRVIGNFKDGKQDGKWIIYYANGQIEAKENYIDGFKNGKWIYYYENGQIKSKGNYIDGKQNKVWVYYYENGQIKRKENFKDGKLNGELIYYYENGQIERKENFKDGELNGEGILYYETGKIKFKTNIIDGKQNGGAIQYYENGQIESKDNYIDGEQNGEWIDYYENGQIKGTGNYKDGELSGERIGYYENGQIKKKVNYIDGKLNGEGVYYYKNGQIESKGNFKEGKSNGEWIDYFENGEIKFIKSYKDGKPNGEWIYYYKGGKIRDKFTF from the coding sequence ATGAAAAAAATATTATTAGTATTAATAATCAGTATAAGTTTAATGAGTTATGGAAAATCAATTAATAGAGAGGAGTTACAAAACAGAAACGGAGTATATTATAAAATAAATAAAGAATCTCCATACACAGGAAAAGTTATTGATTATTATGAAAATGGAAAAATTCAAATTATAGGAAATTATAAAGATGGGAAATTAAATGGAAACAGGATTATCTATTATAGAAGTGGAAAAATCCGAGTTATAGGAAATTTTAAAGATGGTAAACAAGATGGGAAATGGATTATTTATTATGCAAATGGTCAAATCGAAGCTAAAGAAAATTATATAGATGGATTTAAAAATGGGAAATGGATTTACTACTATGAAAATGGTCAAATCAAAAGTAAAGGAAATTATATAGATGGTAAACAAAATAAGGTATGGGTTTACTACTATGAAAATGGTCAAATTAAAAGAAAAGAAAATTTTAAAGATGGTAAATTAAATGGGGAGTTGATTTACTATTACGAAAATGGTCAAATTGAAAGGAAAGAAAATTTTAAAGACGGGGAACTAAATGGGGAAGGCATCCTATATTATGAAACTGGGAAAATCAAATTTAAAACAAATATTATAGATGGTAAACAAAATGGGGGAGCTATTCAGTATTATGAAAATGGTCAAATCGAAAGTAAAGATAATTATATAGATGGGGAACAAAATGGGGAATGGATTGACTATTATGAAAATGGTCAAATCAAAGGGACAGGAAATTATAAAGATGGAGAACTAAGTGGGGAAAGGATTGGCTATTATGAAAATGGTCAAATCAAAAAGAAAGTAAATTATATAGATGGGAAACTAAATGGGGAAGGGGTTTACTACTATAAAAATGGTCAAATCGAAAGTAAAGGAAATTTTAAAGAGGGGAAATCAAACGGGGAATGGATTGACTATTTCGAGAATGGGGAAATCAAATTTATAAAAAGTTATAAAGATGGAAAACCAAATGGGGAATGGATTTATTATTATAAAGGTGGTAAAATCCGAGATAAATTTACTTTTTAA
- a CDS encoding baseplate J/gp47 family protein has protein sequence MNDLNIHNESSEEILGRMVKKYEELSGVSLGLADERRWLLQTVAYSLFIRNETTNEGLKMNLLRYTKGDYATEMGAFTDTERLGAKKASVLLKFEIEEAKEHLLGVNPVRVTPGNNMYFLTPYFEFKPGETIKEVIAICTEEGIVGNGYLPGEINKIVDPFPFFKSVINMEISQGGAEIESDESLKERIRTAPSKFSTAGPGDGYIYWAKTANQEIIDVNVEMTTPGTVRITPLMKGGELPTDSVLQDVFDTCNADKRRPLTDNLVVNKPTQIDYDIDFTYYISSRNVGLVNEIQEQVNKAVSEYVTWQKGALKRDITPTELVYLVRSAGAKRVTIVSPTFKIVNSFEVAKEINLNIRYGGVEDD, from the coding sequence TTGAATGATTTAAATATACATAATGAAAGTTCAGAAGAGATCCTCGGAAGGATGGTTAAAAAATATGAAGAATTAAGTGGTGTTTCACTAGGGTTAGCAGATGAAAGAAGATGGCTACTGCAGACAGTTGCTTATTCTTTATTTATCAGAAATGAGACCACCAATGAAGGACTTAAAATGAATTTACTCAGGTATACAAAGGGAGACTATGCCACTGAGATGGGAGCCTTTACAGACACAGAAAGGTTAGGTGCTAAAAAAGCAAGCGTGCTCTTAAAATTTGAGATAGAAGAAGCAAAGGAGCATCTTTTAGGAGTTAATCCAGTAAGAGTTACACCGGGGAATAATATGTATTTCTTAACACCATATTTTGAATTTAAACCGGGAGAAACTATTAAAGAAGTTATTGCTATTTGTACTGAAGAGGGGATAGTCGGGAACGGATATCTCCCGGGAGAAATTAATAAAATAGTTGATCCTTTCCCGTTTTTTAAATCGGTAATAAATATGGAAATCTCCCAGGGAGGAGCTGAGATAGAATCAGATGAAAGTTTAAAAGAAAGGATCCGAACTGCTCCAAGTAAATTTTCAACTGCAGGTCCAGGAGATGGGTATATCTATTGGGCCAAGACTGCTAATCAGGAAATCATCGATGTAAATGTAGAGATGACTACACCAGGAACAGTCAGGATAACACCTCTAATGAAGGGAGGAGAACTTCCTACTGATAGTGTTCTCCAAGATGTATTTGATACTTGCAATGCAGATAAGAGGAGACCTTTAACTGATAATTTAGTAGTAAATAAACCTACCCAAATAGATTATGATATAGATTTTACCTACTATATTTCTAGTCGAAATGTAGGATTAGTAAATGAGATCCAGGAACAGGTTAATAAGGCAGTTAGTGAATATGTTACCTGGCAAAAAGGAGCTCTAAAAAGAGATATAACTCCTACTGAGTTAGTATATTTAGTAAGAAGCGCAGGAGCTAAAAGAGTTACCATTGTATCTCCAACTTTTAAAATTGTTAACTCATTTGAAGTGGCCAAGGAAATAAATTTAAATATCAGATATGGAGGAGTAGAAGATGATTAG
- a CDS encoding phage tail protein I, whose product MIRIDDISILRLLPNFLQGDKEIKLLIQVIQEELDLINTREKSLFLYGDFKVLDEPILDELAYQWRVEGYEQTLSKDIKPSLVETAYIVRKTKGTRYAVEKTIKDIHGDFELLEWYQYGGDPYHFKVVGDTAPTGEKLEELYKSINRTKNERSSLDGIIVSSQWEGINYYSALYHSSIFEEIPLDPNTASNFEEYLGGIDG is encoded by the coding sequence ATGATTAGAATAGATGATATTTCAATTCTGAGACTTCTTCCTAATTTTCTTCAGGGAGATAAAGAGATAAAGCTTTTAATCCAGGTTATCCAGGAAGAATTAGATCTGATTAACACCAGGGAAAAGAGTCTTTTTCTCTATGGTGATTTTAAGGTATTGGATGAGCCTATCCTAGATGAACTAGCTTATCAATGGAGAGTTGAAGGTTATGAACAGACACTATCTAAAGACATTAAACCTAGTTTAGTTGAAACTGCATATATTGTCAGAAAAACCAAGGGAACCAGGTATGCAGTAGAGAAAACAATTAAAGATATCCATGGTGATTTTGAACTACTGGAATGGTATCAATATGGTGGAGATCCATACCATTTTAAAGTTGTAGGAGATACTGCACCAACAGGTGAAAAGTTAGAAGAGTTATATAAATCAATTAATAGAACAAAAAATGAGAGAAGTTCTTTAGATGGGATAATAGTCAGCAGTCAGTGGGAAGGAATAAATTACTATTCTGCACTATATCATTCATCTATTTTTGAGGAGATCCCATTAGATCCCAATACAGCTTCGAATTTTGAAGAATATTTAGGAGGAATAGATGGCTAA
- a CDS encoding tail protein X, translated as MTREVDIYKTIQGDTWDNISFKVYGEDKFSKSLIRSNPRYMNIAIFSGGIELICPDIPNTKNLSLPPWRQP; from the coding sequence TTGACTAGAGAAGTGGATATATACAAAACTATCCAGGGAGATACTTGGGACAATATTAGTTTCAAAGTATATGGAGAAGATAAATTCTCTAAATCATTAATAAGATCTAATCCCAGATATATGAATATAGCTATCTTCAGTGGTGGGATAGAACTGATATGTCCAGATATTCCTAATACTAAAAACTTATCCCTTCCACCTTGGAGGCAGCCATGA
- a CDS encoding M15 family metallopeptidase codes for MNKISSRSIKNIQGIDSRLSLIVGMVLARGKVDLTITCGLRSLEDQQKAFKNGFSKLDGVNKKSKHQTGKAIDFIPYPFNGWNDIESFKKVGDELKLCADYLGIKNSYGGDWKNFKDYPHFQLD; via the coding sequence ATGAATAAAATATCGAGTAGAAGCATAAAAAATATTCAAGGGATAGATTCCAGGTTGTCTCTAATAGTTGGGATGGTATTAGCCAGAGGGAAGGTAGACCTGACTATTACGTGTGGTTTAAGGAGCTTAGAGGACCAGCAAAAAGCATTTAAGAATGGATTCAGTAAATTAGATGGAGTCAACAAGAAATCTAAACATCAAACAGGGAAAGCTATAGATTTTATCCCGTACCCGTTTAATGGATGGAATGACATAGAAAGCTTTAAAAAAGTCGGTGATGAATTAAAACTTTGTGCTGACTATCTGGGTATAAAAAATAGTTATGGTGGTGACTGGAAGAATTTTAAAGATTATCCGCATTTCCAGTTGGATTAG